The DNA sequence AAAAGCTAAGAGAATATATGGAGATCCAATGCCAGATGTTGTTAAATCAAGATTAGATAGAGAATTAAATTCTATAATTGGTAATGGTTATGCGGTGATGTATATAATATCCCAAAAGCTAGTTACAAAATCTCTAAAGGATGGATACCTAGTTGGTTCAAGAGGATCTGTTGGATCTTCCTTTGCAGCTACAATGAGTGATATAACTGAAGTTAATCCACTGCCTGCCCACTATATATGTGAAAATGAAGAATGTAAATATTCCTATTTTTATGAAATAGGAGAATGGGGATCAGGAGCAGACTTACCAGATAAGGATTGTCCAAAGTGTGGAAGGCCTCTAAAAAAAGATGGTCATGATATACCATTTGAAGTTTTCCTAGGATTTGAAGGAGACAAAGAGCCAGATATAGACCTTAACTTCTCTGGTGAATATCAACCAGTAATTCATAAATATACAGAGGAACTGTTTGGTGAAGGATATGTTTATAGAGCTGGTACAATAGGTACAGTGGCAGAAAAAACAGCATTTGGTTATGCTAGAAAGTATATTGAAGAAAATAACATAAATACAACATCGGCAGAAGCTTTAAGATTGGCTAATGGATGTACGGGAGTTAAAAGAACATCAGGGCAACATCCAGGAGGAGTTATGGTTGTTCCTCATTATAAAGATGTTTACGACTTTACTCCAATACAATACCCAGCAAATGATACTTCATGTGGAGTTATAACTACTCACTTTGATTACCACTCAATAAGTGGTAGAATACTGAAACTTGATATACTTGGACACGACGTTCCGACCATAATTAGGATGCTTGAAGACATAACGGGAATAGATGCTACCACTATTCCTTTAGATGATAAAGAAACAATGTCTTTATTTACATCAACAGATGCTTTAGGGGTTACACCTGAGGAAATTAATTGTCCTATAGGATCTCTTGCAATACCTGAATTTGGTACAAAATTTGTTAGACAAATGTTACTTGATACAAAACCTACTACATTTGCTGAACTTGTTCGTATATCTGGACTTTCTCATGGAACCGATGTTTGGCTAAACAATGCGCAAGAACTTGTTCAAAAAGAGATTGTTGGACTTAAAGATGTTATATCTACTCGTGATGACATAATGAACTACCTTATTTTTAAAGGATTACCTCCTAAAATGGCCTTTACAATAATGGAGAGTGTAAGAAAAGGTAGAGGGTTAAAACCAGAACATATAAAAGAGATGGAGGCAAATGATGTTCCTGAGTGGTATATATGGTCTTGCCAACAAATAAAATATATGTTCCCTAAAGCCCATGCTGTTGCATATGTAATGATGTCCTTTAGGCTTGCATATTGCAAAGTTCATTATCCAGAAGCTTTTTATGCAACATATTTTACAACTAAAGCAGAAGATTTCGATGCGGATTTAATAGTAAAAGGACTTCCAGCAATTAAATCTAAAATTAAGGAAATTGAAGAACTTGGTAATGATGCAACAACAAAAGAAAAGAACATGTTAACTGTATTAGAAGTTGCGCTAGAGATGTATGCTAGAGATATAAAGATTATACCTGTTGATATATATAAATCAGATGCTAAGACATTCCAAGTTGTAGGAGAAAAGAAATTACTTCCTCCTATGATAGCCCTGCAAGGAGTTGGAGAAAATGCTGCTATTAATATACAAAAAGAAAGAGAAAATGGAGAGTTTATATCAAAAGAAGATTTAAGAAAGAGAACAAAAATATCTAAAACTGTTATAGAAACTCTTACTAATCATGGATCACTTGAAAATATGAGTGATGAAAATCAATTATCTTTATTTTAAAATTAATTACTGAGGTTAGGGTTAAAATACCTAACCTTAGTATAGCAGTATAGGAGGAGATTGACATTAAATCATTAAAGTTTAATAAGGGAGTTTTAGTTACAATTTTTATAGTTATTTCAATGATTATATCTTCATTTATATTTTTGTTTATGAAAGATAAAGAATCATTTAAATTAATAACTATAACAGTAGTTTTAATGGATATATTATTAGTTTTAACTTGTAGTTTTATTGCAAATAAAATAAATTTTTCAGAAAAAGTAATTAAATTTAAAGCCGAATCAAAGTTTAAAAATTTAATTTATTCTATAAGTTTAATATTAGGTTATATTTTAATAAAATGTTTAATTATATATATTTTAAGTAAAATTAGTTATTTTAGCCTACTAAATCACTATGAAAGTTTTTTTGTTAACTCATATTTAAAACATGAAAAATTTCTTGGATATGTAATTATATTTTTACAAATAATAATAATAGGACCTATATTGGAGGAAATTCTATTTAGAGGAATTTTATTAAAAAGTCTTTTAAATAAGTATTATGAAAAGCCATTTAAAGCCATAATTTATTCATCTGTAGTTTTTGCTGCTATACATATGAATTTAATTCAAAGTATAACGGCTTTCTTAGGAGCCTTTATTTTAGGTATTATATATTACTACACAAGATCCATAAAAACTTGTATATTTATCCATATAATAAATAATTTTTTAGCTGTAGTGAGGATTCCAACAAATTCGTTAATAGCTTTTATATATTTAATTTTAGGAGTTTATCTAATAAATATTGGATATAGAAATCTAATTAATAAAAATGAAAAAAATGTCGATTAAAAAATGAAAAAATTTAAAAAAAATACTTAACAAAATATGAAAAAGATAATATAATTATAGAGTAAGGTTAAGGCGACATAGCCAAGTGGTAAGGCAGTGGACTGCAACTCCTTGATCCCCAGTTCGAATCTGGGTGTCGCCTCCAATTAAAAATTTTGGGAATATGGCTCAGTTGGTAGAGCAATTGACTGTTAATCAATGGGTCACAGGTTCGAGTCCTGTTATTCCCGCCATATGCTAGTGTGGCTCAACGGTAGAGCAGCTGACTTGTAATCAGCAGGTTGTAGGTTCGATTCCTATCACTAGCTCCAATAAAAAGTAGACTATTAATAGTCTACTTTTTTTATTAAAGAATAAATGTCTATTTAGCAAATAATATGACTAAAATTGTAACTAGAATATATTTTTTTAATAAAATATATTGAGGAGAGATCTCCTTAATATGTATTTTATTAAAAGGGTGTTGTAAAATGTATGATAATAATATTTATAACGATATATATATAGATAAAAAAATTAATTTAATAGAAGTCTTAAATGACATGTTGATTTATTCTAAAGAAAAGCCATATATAAGCAAGGATTTATATGACTTTATAGAACTTTTAAAATTTGAGAAGCTAAATGATATAAATGGATTTGATGAAAATGACTTGGACAACGCTAGACAAAACAATTATGTATGGTCAATGGCAGAATTAGAAGATTATATATATGTTGGAACAGGTAGAAATGTACTTTTACAGTATTTATATAGAGTAGCTCCAAATATTGACTTATCTTTGGATTGGATGCCTAATAAAATTGATAATTCAGCAGAAATATGGAGATATAAAAAAGATAAGTCACTACCTTGGCAAAAGGTATATAAAGCAACTAAAGACTCTGGTATAGACGGATTTAGATTTATGATTAAATATGAATCATTTGGAGTGAAGCCATGTTTATATGCAGCAACAAATGGAGGCAATGTTCAAATTCTAAAGAGCACAAATGGAGTAAATTGGTTTAAGCTAGATTCTAAAAATTTAAAAGGAAGTACATCAAGAGCTATGACTATTCATAATGGCAAGCTCTATTTAGCAACTGTAGATCAAGAAAGTGATGATATATCCAAATTGTATAAACCACTTATATATAGTAGTTCAGACCCTGAATTATATGGGTGGGATAAAATCAAAATAGGTACTAAGAAAAATAAAAATCCAATTGGATATATTTATGGAATGGTATCTTTTAATGGAAAGTTATATGTTGCCACTTCTCATTATGAAGGTATGCAAGTATGGAGAACAAATAAATCTGATCCTGAAAAAGATGATTGGACTTTAATACTAGATAAAGGCGCTGGTGACAAAGCTAATCAAGTTCCTTTAAGTATGGGAGTATATAAAGAACATCTTTATGTTGGAGCTACAATGGAATTATCTAATATTACGTCTTTTATTACACCAAAAGGATGTGATGTTATTAGAATCGATAAAAATGATAATTGGCAATTGATTGTTGGAGGAGAACCTTTAATAGCTACTAAGCCAAGTGTAGGAGAAAGAGGTAAAAGTTTAAGTGGACTTATGTCAGGATTTAATAATCCGTTAAATGTATATGCATGGCAAATAAAAGAACATGATGGTAAATTACTAATTGGAACTCTTGATCATGGAATTACTATGGAGCCAGTGTTAGAAATATGTATAAAAAACAAAGAACTACTAAGATACTTACTTGAAAAAAGAGGTATTAAAGTAAGTCCTGAAGAGATAATAGAACAATTAGAAATTACTATAAAGAAGTTAAAAGAAATTGATTATCCTTATGGATTTGATTTATATACATCTAAAGATGGAATAAACTTTAAGCCTTGCATTTATAAAGGGTTAGGGAATAAACAAAACTATGGAAGCAGAATACTTTACGTTGGAGATGAAAATAAACTATATATTGGAACTGCAAATCCTTACGAAGGTTGTGAAGTTTGGAGAGAACGAAAAATTAAACTATCTAACTACTTTGATGATGAATTTTTCAATAGTGATTTTTTCTGTGAGAATATCGAATGTAAATGTGATTAAAATATTTTATTAGTATTGTATAGAATAAGGGTTATGACTAAGTCATAGCCCTTTAATGATTTTTAGAATGAAAAATTACTAGAAAAATTTAAAGTTTCGTTGTATACTAACTATTAGTACTAAGTAATAATATGAGGGGGCATCAATGAAAAAAAAAGCAATTTTAATAATATCAGCATTAGTAATATTAACAATTTTAATAGGATCATACGTAGTAGGATACTTGGTTTATGATGGATCAGTAGGTTCTCATCAAAAGATAAAAAATGAAGATATAGTAGAAGTATTTTCACATAGAAAAGGTAAACCACTAGAAAAACTAGAAAACTATAAATATGAAGATGTATTTATAAATTCTCCAGAAAATGGATATAAGGTAGAAGGTAAATTTATAAAATCTAATACACCTACGGATAAAAATATAATCTTAGTCCATGGAATAGAAAGTAATTACTATGAATATTTAGAAAAGGCATTTGAATATTTAAATCATGGTTATAATGTCATGTTATACAATCAAAGACATACAGGTCATACCGGTGGGGATGATTATACTTTTGGACTTCGTGAAAAATATGATTTAGAAAATGTGGCTAAATTTGTAAAACAAAAGTATCCTAATGGATTATTAGGAGCACACGGACATTCTATGGGAGCTGCAACTGTAATTATGCATTCTGAAATAAATGAGAAAAACAAATATGTAGATTTTTATATAGCTGATTCACCATATCATGAAATGTCAGATGCGATAAGACTAGGAATAGAAGCTGAAAATATACCGTTATTACCAGTTGGCTATGCAAGAGCTATGGGAAATTTATATACAAAAGTTAAGTCAGGGTTTAATTATGAAGATGTTAAACCATATAAAGCAGTTAAACATATAACAACACCTATGTTTTTGATACATGGGACTGCTGATACTGTATGTGCTTCAAAAAGTAGTGAAATAATTTATAACAATATACCTCACAATAAAAAAGAGTTATGGCTAATTGATGGAGTTAAACATGTTAAAGCATATGATGTATTAGGTAAAGAATACTTTGATAGAATTTATAAGTTTATAGATGAAAAAGTTGAGAAAAAATAAAGATAACCTTTGAAAATTAGTATATAGTTATATATAAATAAGTTATTAGTAATTGAGGAGGGTATTTAATGAGTAAAGGGTATGTGTGTTCTAAATGTGGAAACTTAGAATATGAAGTGGATGAAATATGTGCAACAGGTAGTGGGATGTCTAAAATATTTGATGTTCAAAATAGAAAATTTACAGCTATAACATGCAAAAGATGTAAATATACTGAATTTTATAAAGTTCCATCTAATAAAATTGATGATATATTTGATTTTATAATAGGCTAAGGTATAAAAGTAGTATCAAATGGTATGCATTATAAACTTTAGAAAATAAGTTTAGTAGTTATAAAATATATAAAAGTTTAAATATACATACTATTAAGTAGAAAGCATATTAAATACTCTTATAGTTAAAATTTAATAAATTTGAATTTTAAAATTAATTTAATTACATAGTATTTAATAATAAAATTTATAGCTAGAGTATTGAAAAATACTAGAAAATTTGCAAATAAAAACAATGTATGATATGATAGTATATAAAATAGTATATAATGTAAAAACTAAGAGTGAGACGAGAAGTTCTCACTCTTTTATTATAGCAATTACATAAGCTATAAAATAACAACTGAATAGGAGGTTAGTCAAGTGAAAAAAAGTACAGAAGCATTAGTAGAAGAATTAGTACTTCCAATAACTAATGAACATAACATAGAACTTGTTGATGTTGAATATGTTAAAGAAGCAGGCGAATATTATTTAAGAATATTTATAGATAAAGATGGTGGAGTATCATTAAATGATTGTGAAGTTGTAACAAGAGCAATAAATCCAATTTTAGATGAGAAAGACCCAATAAAAGAAAACTATTTCTTAGAAGTATCTTCTCCAGGTCTAGATAGACCATTAAAAAAGGAAAAAGATTTTATAAGATACGCAGGAAGAGATGTAGAGGTTAAGTTATATAGACCTATAAATAAATTAAAACATTTTGAAGCTGAATTAGTTGAACTAGTAGATAATAAAATAGTTAAATTAGTAGTTGATGGCGAAGAAATGGAATTTGATAAAAAAGATATAGCACTTATAAGACTTGCTATAAAATTTTAATTAAAACTTAATAGAGGAGGACAAAAAAATGAACCACGAGTTTATGGAAGCATTAGACGAATTAGAAAAAGATAGAGGAATAGATAAAGAAATACTTATAGATACTATAGAACAAGCATTATTAACAGCTTATAAGAAAAACTTTGGATCAGCTCAAAATGTTAGGGTTTACTTTGATAGAGAAAAAGGTGATGTAAAAGTATATTCTCAAAGAGTTGTTGTTGATTCAGAAGATATATATGATACATTCTTAGAAATAGAAATAGATGAAGCTAGACAAATAAGTCCAAATTATGAAATTGGTGATATAATAGAAGATGAAATAACTACTACTGATTTTGGAAGAATAGCTGCTCAAACTGCTAAACAAGTAGTTGTTCAAAGAATAAGAGAAGCTGAAAGAGACATAGTTTACAATGAATTTATAGATAAACAAGATGAAATAGTAACAGGAGAAGTTGCTAGAGTAAATAAGAATATAGTTCATGTAAACTTAGGTAGAATAGAAGCTATAATGACTCAAGCTGAGCAAATACCAGGTGAATATTATCAAGCAGGTCAAAAAATAAAGGTATATATATTAGAAGTGAAGAAAACTAATAAAGGACCTCAAATAACTGTATCAAGAAGTCATCCAGGATTAGTTAAGAGATTATTTGAAATGGAAGTTCCAGAAATATTTGAAGGAACTGTTCAAATAAAGAGTATAGCTAGAGAAGCTGGATCAAGAACTAAGATGGCTGTTCATTCTGTAGATCCTAGTATAGACCCAATAGGAGCTTGCGTTGGACCTAAAGGATCAAGAGTTAAAAACATAGTTGATGAATTAGGTGACGAAAAAATAGACATAATTAAATATAGTGAAAATCCAGTAGAATTTATATCAGCAGCACTTAGCCCATCAAAGGTTGTTTCTGTAGATGTAAATGAAGAAGAAAAGAGTGCACTAGTAGTAGTTCCAGACTACCAATTATCTCTTGCAATAGGTAAAGAAGGTCAAAATGCAAGACTTGCAGCTAAGCTTACTAACTGGAAGATAGATATAAAGAGTGAATCTCAAGCAGCTAAAGAAGCAGATAGTCAAGATGAAATAGATGCTTAGGTACAAGGAGTGATACATTTGAATAAGGTAAAAAAAGTTCCTCAAAGAAAGTGTATAGCTTGTCAAGATAAAGACAATAAAAAAGAATTAATAAGAATTGTTAAGAATAAAGAAGGTCAAATATTTCTAGATAAGACCGGAAGAGCAAATGGCAGAGGTGCATATATATGTGACTCTAAAATATGTCTAGAAAAAGCTATTAAGAGCAAAGCTTTAAATAGAGCTTTTAAAATAGAAGTTCCAAATGAAGTTTATGAAGGTTTAATGAAGGAGATAGGTGAAAATGAATAATACTACTGAAGCTAAGATATATTCCTTCCTTGGCCTTGCTCAACGTGCAGGAAAATTAGTATCAGGTGATGATTCTACTATGCTTGATGTTAAAAAAAATAGGGTTAAATTAGTATTAGTAGCAGAAGATGCTTCAAATAATACTAAAAAATTATTTAAAGATAAAACATCTTTTAGAAATATAGCTTGTATTACATATTCAACAAAGCTTCAACTAGGGCTAGCAATTGGAAAAGCACCTAGAGCAGTTATGGGAATAAAAGATACAAACTTTGCCAATAAGATTTTAGAACTTATGGAAAATACAAAAATATAATAGGGGGTGGTCTTGTGTCAACAAGAGTATACCAATTAGCAGAAAAATTAGGAATTACTAGTGAAGAACTTATCACTAAACTAGGAGAATTAGACATAAACGTAAATGATAAAAATGATGAATTAAGCCAAGATGATGCACAAATGGCAATGGAATTATTAGAAGATGAAGTTGCAGCAGGAAGTGGACTTCCAACTGTATCAGTTGATGGAAAGCTAACAGTTCAAGAATTAGCAAACAGTTTAGAAAAACCTGCTACAGAAATAATAATGAAGCTTATGAAAATGGGAACTATGGCAACAATAAACCAAGAGTTAAATTTTGAAATAGCTTCATTAGTAGCTAAGGATTATGGATTCGAGCTTGTAGAAGGAGATGCATCAGAAAAAGAAGCTGCTGAAATAGATGCATTAATGGATATAGAAGAAGATAAAGAAGAGGATTTAGTAAAAAGACCTCCTGTAGTTAC is a window from the Paraclostridium sordellii genome containing:
- a CDS encoding CPBP family intramembrane glutamic endopeptidase; translated protein: MIISSFIFLFMKDKESFKLITITVVLMDILLVLTCSFIANKINFSEKVIKFKAESKFKNLIYSISLILGYILIKCLIIYILSKISYFSLLNHYESFFVNSYLKHEKFLGYVIIFLQIIIIGPILEEILFRGILLKSLLNKYYEKPFKAIIYSSVVFAAIHMNLIQSITAFLGAFILGIIYYYTRSIKTCIFIHIINNFLAVVRIPTNSLIAFIYLILGVYLINIGYRNLINKNEKNVD
- a CDS encoding alpha/beta hydrolase translates to MKKKAILIISALVILTILIGSYVVGYLVYDGSVGSHQKIKNEDIVEVFSHRKGKPLEKLENYKYEDVFINSPENGYKVEGKFIKSNTPTDKNIILVHGIESNYYEYLEKAFEYLNHGYNVMLYNQRHTGHTGGDDYTFGLREKYDLENVAKFVKQKYPNGLLGAHGHSMGAATVIMHSEINEKNKYVDFYIADSPYHEMSDAIRLGIEAENIPLLPVGYARAMGNLYTKVKSGFNYEDVKPYKAVKHITTPMFLIHGTADTVCASKSSEIIYNNIPHNKKELWLIDGVKHVKAYDVLGKEYFDRIYKFIDEKVEKK
- a CDS encoding zinc ribbon domain-containing protein yields the protein MSKGYVCSKCGNLEYEVDEICATGSGMSKIFDVQNRKFTAITCKRCKYTEFYKVPSNKIDDIFDFIIG
- a CDS encoding L7Ae/L30e/S12e/Gadd45 family ribosomal protein — encoded protein: MNNTTEAKIYSFLGLAQRAGKLVSGDDSTMLDVKKNRVKLVLVAEDASNNTKKLFKDKTSFRNIACITYSTKLQLGLAIGKAPRAVMGIKDTNFANKILELMENTKI
- a CDS encoding ribosome maturation factor RimP, with amino-acid sequence MKKSTEALVEELVLPITNEHNIELVDVEYVKEAGEYYLRIFIDKDGGVSLNDCEVVTRAINPILDEKDPIKENYFLEVSSPGLDRPLKKEKDFIRYAGRDVEVKLYRPINKLKHFEAELVELVDNKIVKLVVDGEEMEFDKKDIALIRLAIKF
- the rnpM gene encoding RNase P modulator RnpM, which translates into the protein MNKVKKVPQRKCIACQDKDNKKELIRIVKNKEGQIFLDKTGRANGRGAYICDSKICLEKAIKSKALNRAFKIEVPNEVYEGLMKEIGENE
- the nusA gene encoding transcription termination factor NusA — translated: MNHEFMEALDELEKDRGIDKEILIDTIEQALLTAYKKNFGSAQNVRVYFDREKGDVKVYSQRVVVDSEDIYDTFLEIEIDEARQISPNYEIGDIIEDEITTTDFGRIAAQTAKQVVVQRIREAERDIVYNEFIDKQDEIVTGEVARVNKNIVHVNLGRIEAIMTQAEQIPGEYYQAGQKIKVYILEVKKTNKGPQITVSRSHPGLVKRLFEMEVPEIFEGTVQIKSIAREAGSRTKMAVHSVDPSIDPIGACVGPKGSRVKNIVDELGDEKIDIIKYSENPVEFISAALSPSKVVSVDVNEEEKSALVVVPDYQLSLAIGKEGQNARLAAKLTNWKIDIKSESQAAKEADSQDEIDA